Proteins encoded within one genomic window of Tidjanibacter massiliensis:
- the deoC gene encoding deoxyribose-phosphate aldolase, whose amino-acid sequence MDYSVLLQKYAPVASDSLVESVVAKARAEMDRNRNEEVYRFCFSALDLTTLSGSDSVRSVAEFVKKAVDVPVRFPGMPNVATVCVYPSFVDIAGLGVEGTNIGVTSVAGGFPAAQTYLEVKMLEVAMAVENGADEIDVVMNAGEMVEGEFDRLANDLELLCREAGQEVTFKVIIESGMLETPEDVYRASMLAILSGADFVKTSTGKSAYGATPKSAMVICNAIKDYYLQTGINVGIKLAGGIRTVDDAVLYYTIVENMLGREWLTPSLFRFGASAPLANALLSAVTGGTQSYF is encoded by the coding sequence ATGGATTATTCGGTATTACTTCAGAAATACGCTCCGGTGGCTTCGGACAGCCTGGTGGAGTCGGTGGTGGCAAAGGCCAGGGCCGAGATGGACAGGAACCGCAACGAGGAGGTTTACAGGTTCTGTTTCAGTGCGCTCGACCTGACCACGCTCTCCGGGAGCGATTCGGTGCGGAGCGTAGCGGAATTTGTCAAGAAGGCGGTGGACGTACCGGTACGTTTTCCCGGGATGCCCAATGTGGCGACCGTCTGCGTCTATCCCTCCTTTGTGGACATTGCGGGTCTCGGCGTGGAGGGGACGAACATCGGCGTAACGAGCGTAGCGGGCGGTTTCCCCGCGGCGCAGACCTACCTCGAAGTGAAGATGCTCGAAGTGGCGATGGCTGTTGAGAACGGCGCCGACGAAATCGATGTGGTGATGAATGCGGGAGAAATGGTGGAGGGCGAGTTCGACCGGCTGGCCAACGACCTCGAACTGCTCTGTCGGGAAGCCGGACAGGAAGTGACGTTCAAGGTCATCATCGAGTCGGGCATGCTCGAAACTCCGGAGGATGTCTATCGCGCCTCCATGCTGGCAATCCTTTCCGGTGCCGATTTCGTGAAGACTTCGACCGGCAAATCGGCTTACGGTGCCACGCCGAAGTCGGCCATGGTCATCTGCAATGCCATCAAGGATTACTATTTGCAGACCGGAATCAACGTCGGCATCAAGCTGGCGGGCGGTATCCGTACCGTGGACGATGCCGTGCTCTATTATACCATCGTGGAAAATATGCTCGGCCGCGAGTGGCTTACCCCGTCGCTGTTCCGTTTCGGGGCGAGTGCTCCGTTAGCCAACGCTTTGCTGTCGGCCGTAACGGGCGGTACACAGTCTTACTTCTGA
- a CDS encoding DNA polymerase III subunit gamma/tau — protein MDNFIVSARKYRPATFESVVGQSHITSTLRNAIARGQLAHAYLFCGPRGVGKTTCARIFAKTINCLNPQGSEACGECESCRAFDEGRSFNIHELDAASNNSVDDIRTLTEQVRIPPQIGRYSVYIIDEVHMLSQAAFNAFLKTLEEPPAHAVFILATTEKHKIIPTILSRCQIYDFNRIRVEDGVAYLKYIAEKEGITYDDESLNLIAAKADGGMRDALSMFDKAVAFCGTSLDFREVARTLNVLDYDTYFNLTDLAAAGDYRSALLLLDDVLRKGFSAQTFTGGLAAHLRDLLMCKDAATAPLLEATGTLLERYKAQSARLEIGFLFDAVALINGVDATLRSATNTRLHVELGLMKLCGMGQKKNSLEPDGPQLPPLTGGTAPRSVQTPGSAGQSPVGAAAGQYPSSVPPHEGTAATQPVSEPARPAPQHTASPAERAATQIPPIPQPTKETERPLAPPAGGNDAPHSHTPAAQTTPEPAAAQAAKPAGRSVSGVSIHSILKGGTSKEKAAAGEPAATAARQAVDPDSQQKITAAKETFIAELGRRRPRFATAFANMEVTGNTIRATVSTDLLRDDIIQHQKELISLLRDISGLDGTVVFDIEVKEDRSAVRPVKPEDKLAHLRSKNAALDELRRELELELE, from the coding sequence ATGGACAATTTCATCGTTTCAGCCCGAAAATACAGACCTGCCACTTTCGAGTCGGTGGTCGGACAGTCGCATATCACCTCCACGCTGCGGAATGCCATCGCACGCGGACAGCTTGCCCATGCCTACCTGTTCTGCGGCCCGCGGGGCGTGGGCAAGACCACCTGCGCCCGCATCTTCGCCAAAACCATCAACTGCCTCAACCCGCAGGGGAGCGAGGCCTGCGGCGAATGCGAATCTTGCCGCGCTTTCGACGAGGGACGCAGTTTCAACATCCATGAGCTGGATGCCGCCTCGAACAATTCGGTGGACGACATCCGCACGCTGACCGAACAAGTACGTATCCCCCCTCAGATAGGACGGTACAGCGTCTATATCATCGACGAGGTGCACATGCTGTCTCAGGCGGCGTTCAACGCCTTCCTCAAGACACTCGAAGAACCACCGGCACACGCCGTCTTCATCCTCGCCACGACCGAAAAGCACAAGATAATCCCCACCATCCTCTCCCGCTGCCAGATATACGATTTCAACCGCATCCGCGTGGAGGATGGCGTGGCCTACCTGAAATACATCGCCGAAAAGGAGGGTATCACCTACGACGACGAATCGTTGAACCTGATTGCGGCAAAAGCGGACGGCGGTATGCGCGACGCGCTCAGCATGTTCGACAAGGCGGTGGCCTTCTGCGGCACATCGCTCGACTTCCGCGAAGTGGCCCGCACGCTGAACGTTCTCGATTACGACACCTACTTCAACCTCACCGACCTTGCCGCGGCAGGCGACTACCGGTCAGCACTGCTGCTGCTGGACGACGTGCTGCGCAAAGGTTTCTCGGCCCAGACCTTCACGGGCGGCCTGGCAGCGCACCTGCGCGACCTGCTGATGTGCAAGGACGCGGCGACCGCTCCCCTGCTCGAAGCCACGGGGACGCTGCTGGAACGCTACAAAGCCCAGAGCGCCCGGCTGGAAATCGGATTCCTGTTTGATGCGGTAGCCCTGATAAACGGTGTGGATGCCACCCTTCGCAGCGCGACGAACACCCGGCTGCACGTAGAGCTCGGACTGATGAAGCTCTGCGGCATGGGGCAAAAAAAAAACAGCTTAGAGCCTGACGGACCGCAGCTTCCTCCGCTCACAGGAGGAACCGCACCGCGCTCGGTACAAACACCCGGCAGCGCCGGACAGTCTCCTGTCGGGGCGGCTGCAGGGCAATATCCTTCCTCCGTCCCGCCGCACGAAGGGACGGCTGCAACACAGCCGGTATCCGAACCCGCACGACCGGCACCGCAGCATACCGCCTCTCCGGCAGAGCGAGCGGCAACGCAGATACCCCCTATTCCGCAGCCGACGAAAGAGACGGAACGTCCCCTTGCGCCACCGGCCGGAGGCAACGATGCTCCCCATAGTCATACGCCCGCTGCGCAGACGACTCCGGAACCGGCTGCCGCTCAAGCCGCAAAACCGGCTGGCAGGTCGGTTTCGGGCGTATCCATCCACAGTATCCTGAAAGGAGGAACTTCCAAAGAGAAAGCCGCGGCCGGAGAACCGGCCGCAACGGCGGCGAGACAGGCAGTCGATCCCGACAGCCAGCAGAAAATCACGGCGGCCAAAGAGACTTTCATCGCAGAGCTCGGCCGCCGCAGGCCCCGTTTCGCCACGGCATTCGCCAACATGGAGGTCACGGGCAACACCATTCGCGCCACCGTCTCCACCGATTTGCTGCGCGACGACATCATTCAGCACCAAAAGGAGCTGATTTCCCTGCTGCGTGACATCTCGGGGCTCGACGGAACGGTCGTATTCGACATCGAAGTAAAAGAGGACCGGAGCGCAGTCCGCCCCGTCAAGCCGGAAGACAAGCTCGCCCACCTGCGCAGCAAGAACGCCGCGCTTGACGAACTTCGGCGGGAACTCGAACTGGAACTCGAATAA
- the lgt gene encoding prolipoprotein diacylglyceryl transferase yields MFNQFLTVVWHFNPTFIRIGSLDIRWYGVMWAIAIGLGAFFFVQFCKREGLPAKLADSIFIYGALATIIGARLGHCLFYEPGYYLANPLKLLAFRDGGMASHGAAIGLLIGLWLFSRKNRMPYLWSLDRVMIPVAVGGAFVRMGNLFNHEIYGHPTDRPWGFRFIENVNAWMNGAEPVYGPPSHPTQIYEALAYLVLFALLCYLYYRKDAGRRYPGLLFGVGLIGIFLSRFLIEYVKNDQVDFEATMFLNMGQWLSVPFIIAGIVMIVYALHHKQTPPPLAEVQALAAKRDAQTTARNAKNNGKRKK; encoded by the coding sequence ATGTTCAACCAATTTCTTACGGTAGTCTGGCACTTCAATCCCACATTCATCAGAATAGGGTCGCTCGACATCCGCTGGTACGGCGTGATGTGGGCCATCGCCATCGGGCTCGGAGCCTTCTTTTTCGTACAGTTCTGCAAGCGAGAGGGGCTTCCCGCAAAGCTCGCCGACTCGATATTCATTTACGGGGCACTGGCCACCATCATCGGCGCCCGCCTGGGCCACTGCCTGTTTTACGAACCGGGGTACTATCTGGCCAATCCGCTCAAGCTGCTGGCCTTCCGCGACGGCGGCATGGCGAGCCACGGAGCGGCCATAGGACTCCTCATCGGTCTGTGGCTCTTTTCGCGGAAGAACAGGATGCCCTACCTGTGGTCGCTGGATCGGGTGATGATTCCCGTGGCCGTAGGCGGTGCTTTCGTCCGGATGGGTAACCTTTTCAACCACGAAATATACGGCCACCCGACCGACAGGCCGTGGGGATTCCGGTTCATCGAGAACGTAAACGCCTGGATGAACGGCGCCGAACCGGTGTACGGGCCGCCCAGCCATCCGACGCAGATATACGAAGCCCTCGCCTACCTCGTGTTGTTCGCCCTGCTCTGTTACCTCTATTACCGCAAGGATGCGGGCAGGCGCTACCCGGGCCTGCTGTTCGGCGTGGGACTGATAGGCATCTTCCTGTCACGCTTCCTCATCGAATACGTCAAGAACGACCAGGTGGATTTCGAGGCCACCATGTTCCTTAACATGGGCCAGTGGCTCAGCGTGCCGTTCATCATCGCCGGCATCGTGATGATAGTTTACGCCCTGCATCACAAACAGACGCCTCCCCCGCTCGCAGAAGTACAGGCGCTTGCCGCAAAACGCGACGCGCAGACGACAGCACGCAATGCCAAAAACAACGGCAAACGCAAGAAATAG
- the recN gene encoding DNA repair protein RecN, whose product MLERLSIENYALIQQLELELSPSLNIITGETGAGKSILLGALGLIMGNRADTAVLKDSGRNCVIEGLFDMGGYGLETFFDENELDYERHTVIRRIVTPAGKSRAYVNDLPVQLATLRELAAHLIDIHSQNQGVLVADGEFRIRVLDSLADNRGLRAEYGRAYRALREREQELARLREEVGRNRRDEEYMRFQWQQIAALGLHEGELQELEAEQRELSNAEGILAALSEACGLMENDETGVLAALKTAEAALQRLGGVLEGTSDLVARIHSAYVELKDVSGEVASLAGRIEDNPARLEAVDNRIGAVSDLMRRYGAASSDELLALGNDLATRLEAITDSDAEIAELEAETGALRVTAEGLAAAVTASRTEASALFDEAVGRVLARLGMPSARFVTEITPSGALSPSGADSVRFLFNANGGEGLQSLERIASGGETSRVMLALKSIVARSTKLPTILFDEIDTGVSGKIADAMGRIIAELGDSMQVVNITHLPQVASKGETHFLVYKEASPSGNVTRIRLLDREARVGEIAKMLSGSEVTEAAVAQARALLGYGGEK is encoded by the coding sequence ATGCTCGAAAGGTTGTCGATAGAGAATTACGCACTTATACAGCAGCTTGAGCTGGAACTTTCCCCGTCGCTGAATATCATCACGGGCGAAACGGGTGCCGGCAAGTCGATTCTGCTGGGGGCCCTCGGACTGATAATGGGGAATAGGGCCGATACGGCCGTGCTGAAGGATTCCGGGAGGAACTGCGTGATTGAGGGGCTGTTCGATATGGGCGGATACGGGCTCGAAACGTTTTTCGACGAGAACGAGCTCGATTACGAACGGCATACCGTTATCCGCCGCATCGTCACGCCCGCCGGCAAGAGCAGGGCTTACGTGAATGACCTGCCCGTACAGCTTGCCACGCTTCGGGAGCTTGCGGCGCACCTGATAGATATCCATTCCCAAAACCAGGGGGTACTGGTGGCCGACGGGGAGTTCCGCATCCGTGTGCTGGACAGCCTGGCCGATAACCGCGGCTTGCGGGCCGAATACGGCAGGGCGTACCGTGCCCTGCGTGAACGGGAGCAGGAGTTGGCGCGTCTGCGCGAAGAGGTCGGGCGGAACCGCCGCGACGAGGAGTATATGCGGTTCCAGTGGCAGCAGATAGCTGCGTTGGGGCTGCATGAAGGAGAGCTGCAGGAGCTGGAGGCCGAGCAGCGGGAGCTGTCCAATGCCGAGGGGATACTCGCTGCACTCTCCGAGGCGTGCGGCCTGATGGAGAACGACGAGACGGGGGTGCTTGCAGCCCTGAAGACCGCAGAGGCCGCACTGCAGCGCCTCGGCGGGGTGTTGGAGGGAACCTCCGACCTGGTTGCCCGCATACATTCCGCCTACGTGGAACTGAAAGATGTAAGCGGAGAAGTCGCTTCACTGGCCGGACGCATAGAAGATAATCCTGCGCGGCTGGAGGCTGTGGACAATCGGATAGGGGCTGTTTCCGACCTGATGAGGCGTTACGGCGCCGCTTCGTCGGATGAGCTGCTGGCACTCGGGAACGACCTGGCCACCAGGCTTGAGGCCATCACCGATTCCGATGCGGAGATAGCGGAACTGGAGGCCGAGACCGGAGCGCTCAGGGTGACCGCCGAAGGACTTGCGGCTGCCGTGACGGCGAGCCGTACCGAGGCATCGGCCTTGTTCGACGAAGCCGTCGGCCGGGTACTTGCCCGTTTAGGAATGCCTTCGGCGCGGTTCGTGACGGAGATAACCCCTTCGGGTGCACTCTCCCCTTCGGGCGCGGACAGTGTCCGGTTTCTGTTCAATGCCAACGGCGGCGAAGGGCTCCAGAGTCTCGAACGCATTGCCTCCGGCGGGGAGACGTCACGCGTCATGCTGGCCCTGAAATCCATCGTGGCCCGGAGTACCAAACTTCCGACGATACTGTTCGACGAGATAGACACCGGCGTATCGGGAAAGATAGCCGATGCGATGGGGAGAATAATCGCCGAACTGGGCGACTCCATGCAGGTAGTCAATATCACCCACCTGCCGCAGGTGGCGTCGAAGGGGGAGACGCATTTTCTCGTTTACAAGGAGGCGTCGCCTTCGGGAAATGTTACCCGTATCCGCCTGCTCGACCGTGAGGCGCGTGTCGGCGAGATTGCCAAGATGTTGAGCGGCAGCGAGGTGACGGAAGCGGCCGTGGCGCAGGCGCGTGCCCTGTTGGGATACGGCGGCGAAAAATAG
- a CDS encoding DUF5723 family protein has product MKRLCFVSALMLLAASGASAQQYRTSYFMEGSTMRGYLNPALRPDRGYVYIPVLGTTSVNFNSNALTFKTIFYPVGDNGQLVSLLDDRVTWHDIEPNLKTMNKVGFDLHMTLLGAGFYTGRDFWTIEAGLDVTGGFHLPKSFVEFVKLGSKANAYDMGGLMAGADAVMNISAGYSRRINDELTVGGRVNFKGGLARANMNYDRLNVTLNGEKWAVDAGGNLALSLNGLDVPTDAEGYVDMDRLDAESFFSNIRGLAGFGLTFDIGAEYVWMERFKFSAAILNLGFMNWSEKHTFVGRSEASYDFVGMRYDFNPETNQWETVGEGGDFNFDEFAKFKEASGRARTKMYPGFVLGAEYDIFGNNLLGAGALFTHRKNEYYARTEVALSATVRPIEWFTASLSWSVGNYKNIGDNFFNSFGFAFNFHTGWINFFAGTDFLMFKVNPQFIPVGQKVFNITVGLSVPLGPSPYCRYGKC; this is encoded by the coding sequence ATGAAGAGACTATGTTTTGTATCCGCCCTGATGCTGTTGGCGGCTTCCGGGGCTTCGGCCCAGCAATACCGGACCTCCTATTTCATGGAGGGTTCCACGATGCGCGGTTACCTCAATCCCGCCCTGCGTCCCGACAGAGGGTACGTTTACATCCCCGTGTTGGGTACGACATCCGTAAATTTTAATTCCAATGCACTTACGTTCAAAACGATATTCTATCCGGTAGGGGACAACGGGCAGTTGGTGTCGCTGTTGGACGACCGGGTGACGTGGCATGACATAGAACCGAATCTGAAGACGATGAACAAGGTCGGTTTCGACCTGCACATGACGCTTCTCGGTGCCGGTTTCTATACGGGCCGCGATTTCTGGACCATCGAGGCAGGACTCGATGTGACAGGGGGATTTCATCTTCCCAAAAGTTTCGTGGAGTTCGTCAAGCTCGGCTCCAAGGCCAATGCCTACGACATGGGTGGCCTGATGGCCGGTGCCGATGCGGTGATGAACATTTCGGCGGGATACTCGCGTCGTATCAATGACGAGCTTACGGTCGGCGGACGGGTGAACTTCAAGGGAGGGCTCGCCCGGGCCAACATGAATTACGACCGGCTCAACGTTACCCTGAACGGGGAGAAGTGGGCCGTGGATGCGGGCGGGAATCTCGCCCTGAGCCTGAACGGACTGGATGTACCGACCGATGCGGAAGGATACGTCGACATGGACAGGCTGGATGCAGAGTCGTTCTTTTCGAATATCCGCGGCCTGGCGGGTTTCGGCCTGACGTTCGACATAGGCGCCGAATACGTGTGGATGGAACGGTTCAAATTCTCGGCGGCCATTCTGAACCTCGGCTTCATGAACTGGAGTGAAAAACATACGTTCGTGGGACGTTCGGAGGCTTCGTACGACTTCGTGGGAATGCGCTACGATTTCAATCCGGAGACGAATCAGTGGGAGACCGTCGGAGAGGGCGGGGATTTCAACTTCGATGAGTTCGCCAAGTTCAAGGAGGCGTCTGGTAGGGCACGGACCAAAATGTATCCGGGCTTCGTGCTGGGTGCCGAATACGACATTTTCGGCAACAACCTGCTGGGTGCAGGTGCGTTGTTCACCCACCGGAAGAACGAATATTATGCCCGTACCGAAGTGGCGCTGTCGGCGACGGTACGCCCCATTGAGTGGTTCACGGCTTCGCTGAGCTGGTCGGTCGGCAACTACAAGAATATCGGCGACAATTTCTTCAATTCGTTCGGTTTCGCCTTCAATTTCCATACGGGGTGGATAAACTTCTTCGCCGGGACGGATTTCCTCATGTTCAAGGTCAATCCGCAGTTCATACCGGTCGGGCAGAAGGTGTTCAACATCACTGTCGGCCTCTCCGTTCCGCTCGGCCCTTCGCCGTACTGCCGTTACGGAAAGTGCTGA
- a CDS encoding M57 family metalloprotease, giving the protein MKRLLFSIIIGVLSIGTACVRQGNPDTTKSPEQLQYERTVYLIKEMGYDISDIRSAANGYIVEGDILLTQRHLDEFESRVQTRQNFNQYWLTVSKDNQKIQINSAFPYVDFSLDCLDAIQYWNEKSQCSIVLSGAGGNSIIDIITEPFKTVDGYEDFNTLMLVTPPTSDGYPGSIKINSQSSYLPKPSTEQAKYMILHAVGHAIGFTHTLRDYNDGSGQTQEEVGVPIPGTEPYDAKSIMVKESHSGWSGFSENDIKAFKAVYPLDEPEPEPEPEPEVDFSDRSMEWIADDGFAIAMGGPYAYGSVNIDVRVRLTGSEWADGQVRGMRIYDLYTGEEVMRGKAGSCRLQPGEYTLHYGAAVRREDGTFECRYGTADFEVTLPGFELTMPILSHPEDIDLSRTIVVRCSFETDDAAWRNFSCSVQLVNLRTGEEITHQSYTPNERWAFRLTERGTYRAVATVSNGSETLVIRKDFVLPELTNPKDIYHTLNWRAIDFDKVIQYYIDFYSDEACTEKLSLQHSAACHYIVWRRHHDAEGNPTKNDKVMEDTVMLPAGVTTYNLPYTFEAKDYLTLHGYRYDYEIVGIEYR; this is encoded by the coding sequence ATGAAACGTCTTCTTTTTTCCATCATAATCGGTGTCTTGTCTATCGGAACTGCCTGTGTACGGCAGGGCAATCCCGATACCACCAAAAGTCCGGAGCAGTTACAATACGAAAGGACCGTCTATCTCATCAAAGAAATGGGGTACGATATATCCGATATACGTTCCGCCGCGAACGGATACATTGTCGAAGGCGACATATTACTGACCCAGAGACACCTCGACGAATTCGAGTCGCGAGTTCAAACCCGGCAGAATTTTAATCAATATTGGCTGACTGTCAGCAAAGACAATCAAAAGATACAAATCAATTCTGCTTTTCCGTATGTAGACTTTTCGTTAGACTGCCTCGACGCCATTCAGTATTGGAATGAAAAATCCCAATGCAGCATCGTCTTGTCAGGAGCTGGAGGGAACAGTATCATCGACATCATCACCGAACCTTTCAAAACGGTGGATGGCTACGAAGATTTCAATACGCTCATGCTCGTTACTCCACCCACAAGCGACGGTTATCCGGGAAGTATAAAAATCAATTCGCAGAGTTCTTATCTGCCTAAACCTTCTACGGAGCAAGCCAAATATATGATACTGCATGCCGTCGGTCATGCCATAGGCTTTACCCATACATTGAGAGACTATAATGACGGAAGCGGCCAAACGCAGGAGGAGGTTGGAGTACCAATTCCAGGCACTGAACCCTATGATGCGAAATCAATTATGGTCAAGGAATCGCATTCGGGCTGGAGCGGCTTCAGCGAAAACGACATCAAGGCGTTCAAAGCCGTGTATCCCCTCGACGAGCCGGAACCCGAGCCGGAGCCGGAACCGGAAGTCGATTTCAGCGACCGGTCCATGGAATGGATAGCGGATGACGGCTTCGCCATCGCCATGGGCGGGCCGTATGCCTACGGTTCGGTGAATATCGACGTTCGCGTACGGCTGACAGGCAGCGAATGGGCGGACGGTCAGGTCAGGGGGATGCGGATATACGACCTGTACACCGGCGAGGAGGTCATGCGCGGAAAGGCCGGCAGCTGCCGGCTGCAGCCAGGCGAGTACACGCTCCATTACGGGGCGGCCGTCCGGCGCGAAGACGGCACCTTCGAGTGCCGCTACGGCACCGCGGATTTCGAGGTGACTCTCCCCGGATTCGAACTCACCATGCCCATCCTCTCCCATCCCGAAGACATCGACCTCTCGCGCACAATCGTGGTGCGCTGCTCCTTCGAGACCGACGATGCCGCATGGAGAAACTTCTCCTGCTCCGTCCAACTCGTCAATCTGCGGACCGGGGAGGAGATAACGCACCAATCCTACACGCCGAACGAACGTTGGGCCTTCAGGCTGACCGAACGGGGCACCTATCGTGCGGTGGCCACCGTATCGAACGGTTCCGAGACCCTCGTTATCCGCAAAGATTTCGTCCTTCCCGAACTGACGAATCCCAAAGACATCTACCATACGCTGAACTGGCGGGCGATAGACTTCGATAAAGTCATCCAATACTACATCGACTTCTATTCGGACGAAGCCTGCACGGAGAAGCTTTCGCTGCAGCACTCCGCCGCCTGCCACTACATCGTATGGAGGCGTCACCACGACGCAGAAGGCAATCCGACGAAGAACGACAAGGTGATGGAGGATACGGTCATGCTTCCGGCGGGAGTTACGACCTACAACCTGCCCTACACATTCGAGGCGAAGGATTACCTCACGCTCCACGGATACCGGTACGACTATGAAATCGTCGGTATCGAATACCGGTAG
- a CDS encoding Ig-like domain-containing protein yields MLMKRMLLLAVLAGIAAGTAGCKQQDAPKLDRQAVRLYVGDQVRITADRPVAWSAADDFYAAVDADGTVTARHVGTTTVTATADSGSAACTVEVQPRYDTFEEPLYELFGQPLSVLKKAETREILEENDTSIFYKGERPYIAKVQYRFDKGEDPVVFYANIFIEKSYKEEMRNFFFERYEYDGSNDCFYNFRSIPPIMIAFDETEPEYIVVTYFQTHKL; encoded by the coding sequence ATGCTTATGAAACGTATGCTCTTATTGGCCGTACTGGCAGGCATCGCTGCCGGGACGGCAGGATGCAAACAGCAGGATGCACCGAAACTCGACCGGCAGGCCGTCCGGCTCTATGTGGGCGACCAGGTACGAATCACGGCCGACAGGCCCGTCGCGTGGAGCGCCGCGGACGACTTCTATGCCGCGGTGGACGCCGACGGTACCGTCACCGCCCGGCATGTCGGCACCACGACCGTGACCGCTACAGCCGACTCCGGCAGCGCCGCATGCACCGTGGAAGTCCAGCCCCGGTACGATACGTTCGAAGAACCGCTGTACGAACTGTTCGGACAACCGCTGTCCGTACTCAAAAAGGCGGAAACACGGGAAATATTGGAAGAAAACGATACCTCTATTTTCTATAAGGGAGAACGGCCTTACATAGCGAAAGTTCAGTACAGATTCGACAAGGGCGAAGACCCTGTCGTGTTCTATGCCAATATTTTCATCGAAAAATCGTACAAAGAAGAGATGAGGAACTTCTTTTTCGAACGCTATGAATACGATGGGTCAAACGATTGCTTTTATAATTTCCGGTCAATCCCTCCCATAATGATAGCATTCGATGAAACGGAGCCGGAATACATCGTTGTAACCTATTTTCAAACCCATAAACTATAA